Proteins from a single region of Sesamum indicum cultivar Zhongzhi No. 13 linkage group LG5, S_indicum_v1.0, whole genome shotgun sequence:
- the LOC105162539 gene encoding polygalacturonase, which translates to MGLEKHISTFLIVLLSLNSICTVNSMDHADDRDLVEDHDHHYSQQEYGTYGFEAYPSYFRPFEGIKNLDNSARTMIFRRLAASIKTINVLSFGAKGDGSTDDTKAFENAWEEACSSSENVTFIVPQSRSYLLKPLRFSGPCNSNIIKMEIGGTLIASDDRSDYKKDKRHWLRFDSVENLVVEGGGTIDGNGNVWWQNSCKINKNKPCKDAPTALTFYKCTDLVVKNLKIQNAQQIHVSFERCKSVEASKLVVNSPENSPNTDGIHITATQDIHVSTCTIATGDDCISIVSGSKKVRASDITCGPGHGISIGSLGSGNSEAHVSDVVVNRAKLSGTTNGVRIKTWQGGSGSANNIGFKNIEMENVKNPIIIDQNYCDQDEPCQDQSSAVQVKNVVYENIQGTSASTVAIDLECSKSYPCQGIVLENVNLEAANGGNSEAVCKNVDVQNSGNVSPVCPN; encoded by the exons ATGGGGCTTGAAAAGCACATTTCGACGTTCTTGATCGTTCTTCTGTCCTTAAATTCAATCTGCACAGTTAACAGCATGGATCATGCTGATGATCGTGACTTAGTCGAAGATCATGATCATCATTACTCCCAACAAGAGTATGGGACGTATGGTTTTGAAGCTTATCCGTCGTATTTTAGACCCTTTGAGGGCATTAAAAACTTGGACAATTCGGCGAGGACGATGATCTTCAGAAGACTTGCTGCTTCCATTAAGACAATTAATGTACTCAGCTTCGGAGCTAAAGGTGATGGCAGCACTGATGATACTAAG GCATTTGAGAATGCTTGGGAAGAAGCATGTTCATCTTCGGAGAATGTCACTTTCATCGTACCTCAGAGCAGAAGTTACCTTCTGAAACCACTTAGGTTTTCTGGCCCTTGCAATTCCAACATCATTAAAATGgag ATTGGCGGAACCCTCATAGCATCCGATGATCGTTCCGACTACAAGAAAGACAAGAGACACTGGCTTAGGTTCGACAGCGTGGAGAATCTGGTGGTGGAAGGCGGTGGAACCATCGACGGCAATGGGAATGTTTGGTGGCAGAACTCatgcaaaataaacaaaaataag CCATGCAAGGATGCTCCCACG GCTTTAACCTTCTACAAGTGCACAGACTTGGTAGTAAAGAACCTGAAGATCCAAAATGCACAGCAAATTCATGTCTCCTTTGAGAGGTGCAAAAGTGTTGAGGCATCCAAGCTTGTGGTGAATTCCCCTGAAAACAGCCCTAATACTGATGGAATCCATATCACTGCCACTCAGGACATCCATGTCTCTACCTGCACTATAGCCACTG GTGATGACTGCATATCGATTGTAAGTGGATCGAAGAAGGTTCGAGCTTCAGATATCACCTGTGGACCTGGCCATGGCATCAG TATTGGAAGCTTGGGTTCGGGAAATTCAGAAGCTCATGTCTCGGATGTTGTGGTTAATAGAGCAAAGCTTTCTGGAACCACCAATGGAGTTAGGATCAAGACATGGCAG gGTGGATCCGGAAGTGCAAACAACATCGGATTCAAGAACATAGAGATGGAAAACGTGAAAAACCCTATAATCATAGATCAAAACTACTGCGATCAGGATGAACCCTGCCAAGATCAG AGTTCAGCTGTCCAAGTGAAGAATGTTGTGTACGAAAACATCCAGGGAACAAGTGCTTCTACTGTAGCTATCGATCTCGAGTGCAGTAAGAGCTATCCATGCCAGGGAATTGTGCTGGAAAATGTGAATCTTGAAGCTGCAAATGGTGGAAATTCCGAAGCTGTCTGCAAAAATGTTGATGTTCAGAACTCAGGAAATGTTTCACCTGTTTGCcctaattaa
- the LOC105162612 gene encoding pentatricopeptide repeat-containing protein At1g26900, mitochondrial-like: MPVKDAKAWSSMIIGFAIHGLTKEALETFANMEEAKVEPNHVTLISVLSACAHGGLVAKGKKNWSSMPKSRIEPSMEHYGCMVDLLCRANQTEEAYEFVKNMPTTPSPTIWRTLLVSCKKNKMLEKGEIVAEQLL; this comes from the exons ATGCCAGTTAAGGATGCCAAAGCTTGGAGCTCCATGATCATAGGATTTGCTATCCACGGCCTCACGAAAGAGGCATTGGAGACTTTTGCAAATATGGAAGAAGCTAAG GTTGAACCTAACCATGTGACACTTATCAGCGTGTTATCAGCATGTGCTCATGGTGGCCTAGTTGCTAAGGGGAAAAAGAATTGGTCCAGCATGCCTAAATCTAGGATTGAACCTTCTATGGAGCATTATGGTTGCATGGTCGATCTACTTTGTCGCGCAAATCAAACTGAAGAGGCTTATGAATTTGTTAAGAACATGCCAACTACCCCAAGTCCTACAATATGGCGTACCTTGCTTGTGAGTTgcaagaagaacaagatgTTAGAGAAAGGTGAAATTGTAGCAGAGCAGCTTCTTTAG